In Synechococcus sp. KORDI-100, a single window of DNA contains:
- a CDS encoding 15,16-dihydrobiliverdin:ferredoxin oxidoreductase, which produces MFDPFLEQLNQGLLAHGGEQVAAPGDFAEKRSSERNSLIRSWLWSVPGFRRWRVTRLDAGDSLQVLNSVAYPALDNEQPILGIDLLWFGARQKLVAVLDFQPLIQDEAYLARHFQGLRQLHARYPDLSGEETMRSFDPNKYFSPWLLFCRGGAEEASGSLPAAFDLFMQCYWELTDKAPSGDQTMAAERIQQLQIDYDRYSAERDPAHGLFTSHFGKDWSDRFLHQFLFPATV; this is translated from the coding sequence ATGTTTGATCCGTTTCTCGAGCAGCTGAATCAAGGATTGCTGGCCCATGGGGGGGAGCAAGTGGCCGCACCAGGAGATTTCGCCGAAAAACGGTCAAGCGAGCGCAACAGCCTGATCCGAAGCTGGCTCTGGTCGGTTCCAGGATTCCGACGCTGGCGCGTCACGCGGCTGGATGCCGGGGACAGCCTTCAGGTGCTCAACTCGGTGGCGTACCCAGCACTGGATAACGAACAGCCAATCCTCGGTATCGACCTGCTCTGGTTCGGTGCCAGGCAGAAACTGGTCGCTGTTCTGGACTTCCAACCTCTGATTCAGGACGAGGCCTACCTTGCCAGACATTTTCAGGGACTCAGACAGCTGCACGCCCGCTATCCCGATCTGAGTGGTGAAGAGACGATGCGGTCTTTTGATCCAAACAAATACTTCTCCCCATGGTTGTTGTTCTGTCGCGGGGGAGCCGAAGAGGCCTCGGGCTCACTTCCCGCAGCCTTTGACCTCTTTATGCAGTGTTACTGGGAGCTGACGGACAAGGCCCCAAGCGGTGACCAGACGATGGCGGCCGAGCGGATTCAACAGCTCCAGATCGACTACGACCGCTACAGCGCTGAACGCGATCCGGCCCATGGCTTGTTCACCAGTCACTTCGGGAAGGACTGGTCCGATCGCTTCCTCCATCAGTTCCTCTTTCCTGCAACGGTCTGA
- a CDS encoding phycobiliprotein lyase: MADFFEASRGTWLNRRSIHHLDHQDDEAADSNLVIEPFAADDPAVEKVCRTLKMNASQATGGARFWWESNLKHGVRNEDYAAVVVDIPSADNSLLGLLVRDVGYVEKQPVLSTYQFADDGVLTITTRYDTNVGIERCWFVTDQVRMRVSSVQYMGGVSMTTYCTELRCHEEDDIQRLAESAEALAAQTEVGAVI, from the coding sequence ATGGCTGATTTCTTCGAAGCGAGTCGAGGAACTTGGCTGAATCGACGTTCAATCCATCATCTCGACCATCAAGACGACGAAGCAGCAGATTCTAACCTGGTGATCGAGCCATTCGCTGCTGATGATCCTGCGGTCGAGAAGGTTTGCCGCACCCTCAAGATGAACGCCTCTCAAGCCACTGGCGGTGCCCGTTTTTGGTGGGAAAGCAACCTCAAGCATGGTGTCCGCAATGAGGACTATGCCGCCGTTGTGGTGGACATCCCATCGGCTGACAACAGCTTGCTTGGTCTGCTGGTGAGGGATGTTGGATACGTTGAAAAACAGCCCGTTCTCAGCACCTATCAGTTTGCGGACGATGGCGTCCTCACGATCACGACGCGATACGACACGAACGTCGGCATTGAACGCTGTTGGTTCGTCACCGATCAGGTGCGGATGCGTGTGAGTTCAGTTCAGTACATGGGGGGAGTGTCGATGACCACCTATTGCACCGAGTTGCGATGTCACGAGGAGGATGACATCCAGAGACTTGCTGAATCTGCCGAAGCTCTTGCAGCTCAAACCGAGGTGGGAGCAGTGATCTGA
- the cpeB gene encoding class 1 C-phycoerythrin subunit beta, whose product MLDAFSRSVVSADAKTAAVGSADIAALRQYVADGNKRLDAVNAITSNAYCIVTDAVTGMICENTGLIQAGGNCYPTRRMAACLRDGEIVLRYVSYALLAGDASVLDDRCLNGLKETYIALGVPTQSAARAVAIMKSAATALIGQTNTPENGGTKFRKMETTVGDCSALVAEAASYFDRVISAIG is encoded by the coding sequence ATGCTCGACGCATTTTCCCGTTCCGTTGTCAGCGCCGACGCCAAAACCGCAGCTGTCGGTAGCGCTGACATCGCCGCTCTCCGTCAGTATGTGGCTGATGGCAATAAGCGTCTCGACGCCGTGAATGCCATCACCTCCAACGCTTATTGCATCGTGACTGATGCAGTGACCGGCATGATCTGTGAGAACACCGGTCTCATTCAGGCTGGCGGCAACTGCTATCCCACCCGCCGCATGGCTGCCTGCCTGCGTGATGGTGAGATCGTGCTCCGCTACGTCTCCTATGCCCTGCTCGCCGGGGATGCTTCCGTGCTCGACGATCGTTGCCTGAACGGTCTGAAGGAGACCTACATCGCGCTGGGCGTTCCGACGCAGTCAGCAGCTCGTGCCGTCGCCATCATGAAGTCTGCAGCAACCGCCCTGATCGGTCAGACCAATACCCCTGAGAACGGTGGTACCAAGTTCCGCAAGATGGAAACCACCGTTGGTGACTGTTCTGCTCTGGTCGCCGAGGCTGCTTCCTACTTCGACCGTGTGATCAGCGCCATCGGCTGA
- the cpeA gene encoding class 1 C-phycoerythrin subunit alpha, producing the protein MKSVVTTVVTAADAAGRFPSQNDLEAVQGNIQRAAARLEAAEKLAAGLDAVTKEAGDACFNKYSYLKQPGEAGENQVKVDKCYRDLGHYMRLINYCLVVGGTGPLDEWGIAGAREVYRNLALPTSAYVEALTYTRDRACAPRDMSAQALNEFKSYLDYLINALS; encoded by the coding sequence ATGAAATCCGTCGTCACCACCGTTGTGACCGCTGCTGATGCAGCTGGTCGCTTCCCTTCTCAGAACGATCTCGAGGCCGTTCAGGGCAACATCCAGCGTGCAGCTGCTCGCCTAGAGGCTGCTGAAAAGCTTGCCGCTGGTCTTGATGCTGTCACCAAGGAAGCCGGCGATGCCTGCTTCAACAAATATTCCTACCTGAAGCAGCCGGGTGAGGCTGGAGAGAACCAGGTCAAGGTGGACAAGTGCTACCGCGATCTGGGTCACTACATGCGCCTTATCAACTACTGCCTGGTTGTGGGTGGTACCGGCCCTCTGGATGAGTGGGGAATTGCAGGTGCCCGTGAGGTCTACAGGAACCTTGCGCTTCCCACGTCCGCTTACGTGGAGGCTCTCACCTATACCCGTGATCGCGCCTGCGCTCCTCGTGACATGAGCGCACAAGCCCTCAACGAGTTCA